A region of the Roseovarius nanhaiticus genome:
TTTCGATCCAACTGATCCATGATGATCCAGTTTTCCGGGTCCGTGTTTGCCAGGCTGCGATAGAACGCCAGCTTTTTCGCCACAGTCGAAGATCCGGTACCCTCGAAATTGCTGTTGAAGAGATACGAGGCACGGAATTCGAAGTGCTCGGAAATGCCGATCTCTTGGGCGGCAACGCGTCCTTCAACGTTGAAGCATTGCGCAATCTGGGTTTCGAAGGCGCTCCAGTAATCCTGATCGGCACCGCTGAACCCGGATGGGCCATAGATCATCCAGCGGCGGTATTGTTCTGGCCGCCCGTCTTGCGCCAGACTGACGGCTCCCGCCAAAACCGGATCCAGACGACAGGCATCGGCCAATGCACCGCGGCGGGTCACATCGTCCATACGAGGCAAAATCGCGGGGAACCTTTGGTCGATATTGCGCTCCCATGTATAGCCTTCGAGCGTGAAGGTGTGCTGCACCTCCTGCGCGCCCTGGATCAGGCGGATCTGCACGGGATCGTTGTCATAGGTCTCGAGGATCGGCGTGACGGGGTCGCCATGCATCTGGTCGGTTCCGCTCGCCGTCGATCCCGTCAAAAAGACATTCGCCATATCGCCGCGCCCGTCGTTGCGCTGCGTGCTCACTTCGCAATCCTCGGTGACGCCGGTCTGAAGACTTGCCACCCAGTGGGGCAGGGGTTTCAGATCGCAATCCGATGATCCGCTGGAATTCGTGCCGATGCGCAAGGGCAGCGGCTCGCCGCGGTAGTTCATCAGGTAGGGATCGTGATGATCAACCGAAATGCTTTCAGGCCGATGCGGCGGAGAGACCGGCGCCGCAAGGCGCGCGTCCGGATCGTGCGCATCGAAGCCTGCCGCCATGCGTCGATACCGGACCACATGGTCGGTGAGCGTCAGGTCGTCATGCTTCGCATTGGGATCGTTCAAGGCCGCACTGGCGAGAATCTCACCAGCCTCAAGCAGGTTGTCCGTCACATGGTGGGTATCACCCGGGCGACCTGCCGCTGTCCACGCGGGAGGCACATCGCCGCCCGCGGCCCACGCGCCGTCGGATTGTTCGGCCACATCGCTGGAACAAATCCGCTGCATGGATTTCACATCGCCGGAAACAGCGTGCTGCGCCTCACAAACAAGGGTCGCCATGCCTTTCGCGAATTCGGACGCCTCGGTTTCGGACTCGTCGAACGTTGCTATCATCTGACCGGGTTTGGTTGCCGCCCGCGGGTCATAAAGCGTAGCAAAATCAGCAATTGACAGCGCAAATTCGCGGTATTCGGGCGTCGCCGGGTCAAGCGGCATGTGATCGATGATGATCTTTCGGGCGCCTACATGGATATCGCTTGCGGTGACCATGTCCCGCGTCGTGCGTTGCGGAGCACAGGCGGTTTTTGCCGTGTTGCATATCTCGGCCTCGGCGGGCTCGATCACCAACGCGGTATAGAAACCGTGTTGCTGGATCGAAGAAGGGCCGAAATGGTCGTGGCTGAAGACCGTCCGCATCGTTCGATCAAAGTCTTCACCATTCTCTGATCCGTCAGCGCGGGTCGAAGACAGGATCGGGTCGGCAAACCAGCGTTGTGTCGTCGTCTGGAAAAGATCCCGGTTGTCGGAGAGCGTTCGGCGCCAGATGTCCTTGTATTTTTCCGAAACCACCCAGAGGTCACTGCCGTCGTCCTGGGCCTTCAACTCGCAAAGGCCCGGGACTTCGCGCATTTTAAGCTCGCCTGCCGCACGCACGCCTGTCACGATATTGGCGTTCTGCACATTCTTGGCGGCGCAAATGCGTGCGGCGATCTCGTCCGCGGCAAAGGTGCCGTCCTCGTAATTCCAGCCATTGCCCGAACCGTCAGAGGCGGTCACGTCGAACTTCACCAGGTGGATATGCTGGCCAATGGTGTCGGTTGGCGTGCGGATCTGAAAGTCGTCCAGCTCCAGGTCTTTGGGCAGTTCGTTGGTGTGCCGGAATTCGATGCATTCACCCGACAAGGCCCGGAAAAAGAAAGGCTCCTCGCTGGCCGATATCCGGGGCGAGTATTTCCCACCGGTCGCGGCAAGACCATCGGGACCGGCCTTGTAACCGTCTGAATTGGCCGTCAGAACATTGATCCGCGCCTGCGGATCATGCCACCCGGCCCGATTTGTCACCAGATCGAGTTGCACGGCAGATCCTTCGTAGCGGCGGTAGCCACTTACGGCTGGATCGGGTCCGAATATCGTACCGGCAAGACCGTCGACAAACGGATCCTGCTCCATCAGGATGGGGATCGACAAGCCGGGCTCTGCACCCAGATCGTCCGGTCCACCGCAGGGATCGGCAAATGGCGCGCCGGGCTTGGCGGGTGCGCCGTTGACCCCGAACACGCCGCCACCGCCGGCGGAAACCGACCGGTAGGTGCGGCCATCGCTCGATAGCCCCGTGGGCGCGCCAAGAGCGTCGAACAACGTCATCACGGACCCATCAACGACACCATCTTCATGAAAAGCCATGCCGGTCCGTTCGATCGGAGTGCCGTCATAGGGAAGCAGGTCAAGCTCTGCGGTGACAAACTTCATTGTCATGTCACCCATGGCGAGGGCCTTGGCGACGATCTGTGCCTGCGTGGCTTCGCGCGCGATCTGACCCGGGTTCGCCAAAGCATCTGCAAGCGTTGACACATTCGAAAGCTCGTCCAGCTTTGGAACAGAGAACGGAAACTTCCTCGACGCATTGTCGGTCACGACATGCCGGGGCAAGCCGCCATCGAGATAGGCATCCGTGACGAAGTCTCCGGCAAGTTCACGCGCAATATCCATCGGTGCCTGCGGCGGGCGGTGACCGGGTTGGCCGCCGATGTAATACGGATAACCCGGAAAGGTCGTGATCGGCTCATCCGAGGCGATGACCTCGCTTTCGTCCGCCTCTGTCACCTTGCCGCCATCAGTCAGGATCAGATCGTCGCCTGCATAGGACGGCAACAGCGGCCATGGCTGGTCCGGCAATGGGATGATGGCGGGGACCGGCGTGCCAAGCTGGTCACGATCCTGCTGATCGACACGGTCGATCCAGCGGCCGGTGGCGGGATCGACGGACCCGGGGCGTTTCTTGGCCCGGGTCTCGAGGTCCATCTCGGCCAATGAAAAGTCAGGCTGCCATTGTCCGTCAGGCAATTTTCGCGTGCCGTCTTCCAGCACGTCATGCACACGCCACAGCTCCCACATGCCTTGGGCAAAATGCGGATAAAGGTGACAGTGAAAGATGGAATCGCCGGGGGTCCGGTTGCGGTTTCCCGAACCAAGCGTCTCGTACCAACCGGGCGAGTCTGGCGCGCCCGACGGGTGATAGACCTCGAGTCCACCGTCATAGATGTTGTAGGAAAAGCCTTGCTGCGGTCCCACGGTCTGACTGTCCAAATAGCTGCCGCGGCCCTCATCATTGCCGGCAAACCATTGATGCGCGTGCAGGTGAAAGACGTGGGTTTCCTTTGGACCCGCATGGAAATTGCGAAAGACGACAGCGTCGTTCAGATAGGAATGATGCACGTTCGAAGGATCATCGCTGTACTGCTCCAGCAGTGCCGGATCGCCATTCGCCCATGACGTCAGGAAAAACTCTTCGTAAAGGCACTCCACGCAATTTGCCGCAGGACCGATCCCCTTGCGGTTGGCCAGCAACATGGACCCCATGCCACCGGCCCCATAGTTGATGGCAAAGCCGTCGCGGACACCGGCCAATTGGCCATAATCGCCCAGCTCCTCGAAATTCCGGTTCACAAAGGTTTTCAGCTCGTCATGGAAGAAGACGCTGAATTCGCGGAAACTGTGGGATGGTGTTTCATCTTTGGCAGGTTGATGAACGATGGCGTTCAGGTCTGCATGCACAACCTCGACCGTGCTATCGCCATTATCGCGCCAGACATTGAGGATCGGAACGCCTTGCCGATCGGTCGTCTCATATGCCCCCAGATCGCCGACATCGGACAACGCATGGCGCGGCGTGTCGGTCTGTTTCCAGACAGCATTGAACGCCCCGTGAGTTGTCTGACTGCGATAGGCACGCGCATCGGTATTTTGCGCCATGACCGCACCAAAAAGCCCGTGGGTGATTGAGCCGCCATCTCCCTCGCCGCCCGAGGGCGCTGCGGTGGATGCCAGAAAGAACGGACCCTCGCGCTCAATCATATAGTAACAGTCTTTGGTATCGTCGGGGGCGATACTGGACAGTCCCTTGCAATACCGCGGGGCCTCGACAACCTTGCCATCGCCGTCAATCGCGAAAGCGGTCAAGCCCTGTATCGCGAAATTCATGCCACGCTCGGCGGGCCAATTATTGTCGCCATCCGGATCTGTCGATGCCCTCTCGGCGCAGGTCGCCTCACCGTGGTCCAGCGCCGTCTGATCGCCCTCCGACATCCAGGTCCGGATGCGCGGGAAATGATCACCCCGCACGCCCGGAGCGATATCCTTTCCAGAGCCGCAGAAGTCAGACGAAAAGTTGGGCTGGTCCGGCGCCAGAAGGTTGGTCATCCGAACATGCAGCACATCGCCCACATTGGCACGTAGCACCATGGGACGGGGGCGTTTGCAATCTTTGAGACGCACATCGCCTGCAGAAAGCGCTGCCGCTGATGTTTCGGTCCCGAGCAGGTCGTCACATGCGTCAGCAGTGATCGCCTTCGGCATCTCATCGAGCGGCACGACATCGCGGCGCAGGGCGTACATCATGCCGAAGGGGTTGAACGCCCCGAACCGATTGTAGACCAGCATTTGGTCGATCGCGACGACATCCGCGCAAACCGTTCGCCCGAACCTCTTGTCGCCAAGCCCCGCCGCAATTTCAGCTTCATTCAGTTTTTCGTGGATGGGCGCGCACTCCATCTGGGCGTGCGCTGTCGAGGGGAAGCTGAATATCAGAAAAGCGAACGCCCACATTAAGATGAAATGATGGATGCGACCGAACACTGTGATAGACATAACTGCCCCCTGAACCTGTCGTCCCAAGATCAAGGCCAGGAAAAACTCCAGCCAATCTCAAGATATTGAAAAATATGAATTTTCACAAAATACAAGGACGCCAAAAACACATCTGGGCGTTACCGTCTCGTTTTTTGAGAGTACCTGAAATCGTGATTTTTTTCAATGAAATGTACAGCCGTCCGGACCGAAGGAAGGGCGCAATGGTAGCGCAAACCAATCTTTGGCTTAGCGGTAAAGACTTTGATCGGCGCGCCAAACCATTGCTGCAAAAGAACTTTTGATTTCAATTTAAGATTGTGTTCGCGCGTCAGGCTGGCGGCTTCGGAAAACCAGAAGGCGACAAAAGCAGAAGGTCAAAACAGCAAAATTCAGACCCAAACTGTGTGGTGATGACGCCGGATCGGCTTCATCTGTCCCGCAAGCGGTCTGCGACGATTCGCCCAATGGCGTCCACGCGCCCGCGCATTTCGGCAGCCCGTCCAACCCTTGGCTGGTCATCAACGCGCGTCGACTCCGTTATCGTAAATTCAGCGCCGTCAATTTCAGTTGGGCTGGTCAAAATTCCTCTCATCCGGACACGCCCGTTGACCGGCACCGGTGCGGCGATGCCGTCTGACGAAAGTGCGCCGCCGTCAATCCAATTTCGCAACAGCGCGACCTCTTCCGGTGCTAGCCAGGGTGGTCCGTCAAACGGCATGCGCGGGCTGGCAAGCCCCTCGATGCGTCGGATTATCTCGGACGCTTGTGCGTTACCGGGTATCAGGACGAGCCGATCTCCCCCGGCCACGACCGACTGATATCGATCCAGCCGGAGCCCCTCTGGCGGTAAATCATACCGGCTGTTGTCTGAGTGGCATTCGATACAATGTCGCCCAAAGATCGCACTCACCTCATCGTAGGTCACACGCCCGTCAGCAAATGGGTCGTGCGGCTCTGCTTCGGTGGCGCCTGGCGAATTTAAATCAGGACCGGTTGCCCCGGACGCGATCCACGCTGTGACCTGGTTGACCTGATCGTCCGTAAGGAACGGCGGGCCATCGAGCGGCATGCGCGGCTCTGCCAGCCCGGTGATCCGCTGAACAAGCGGGCTTTTCTCGACAGCATCCACCAGCATCACCGGCCCGTTTTCAGATCCATTGATGACGTTGGAATAGCTATCGAGCCGAAGTCCTAAAGGCGCGAACTCGCCGGAATGGCATGCCACGCAGCGTTCTTGAAAGAGTGCCTGAACGGTGGCCCAGTCTTCGCCGACCGCACGGTACGGGAACAGCGCAACTGACGCAGCAAAGGCTATAGCAATATGCTTCCGGTGCATCGCGAACACCACCGCTGTCAAATTCATGCTTTTTTTAGCTTAGCATAATCGCGATCAGGTAAATTAAAATCTGTGGCCAAACACGAGCGCACCAGGCTCCACGCTGAGTAAAGGCATGGCGGTTCCGCATGCTGGGGCCACTTTCTTCACCGCCTCACCAGGGGCAGGACTCAAAGCCAATAAATGACGCGCGCGGCAAGGGTGATGGCTGACAGGAAGACTTTCGGACACCTGTCGTACCGTGTTGCGACGCGCCGCCAATCTTTCTGCCTGCCCAACATGATCTCGATCCGGTTGCGCCGTTTGTATCGGCGCTTGTCGTATTTGACGATTTCCTTGCGTTGCTTTCGAGCAAGGATGCAGGCGCGTATCCCTTTGTCTTTCAACGCTTCCCCGAACCAATCGGCGTCATGGCCGCGGCCCGGAGCAGCCAGCCAACATCCGGCAGGCTGCTCAGCAACCCTACTTCCCGACGTACTTTGGCACGGAATGCACCGCCAAAAAATGCCCGCCTCATTTGGAGCGGTTGGCGCAAAGATGGCCTCCACCGCACCAGGATCACTTTGTGGAAGTGGTTACTGGGAGAGCTTCAACGCAAGGTTTCGGAACGAGTTGCTGAACGGTGAGGTCTTCTACAGTCTGCCCGAGGCCCAGATGCTGATCGCGAGGTGGCCCGGTCACGACGAAAATTTCAGACCGCACAGCGCTCTGGAGTACTGTCCAGCGGCGCCCGAAAACATCGTCCCGACAGACCAGAGGCGGGCCTTGCGCTTACACTTGCACCGGACCACTCGGTGCGAGCAGGCCAGGCGCCGATGCGGAGTTGCTCGAGGCGCTGGACGCGCCGAGATGGCCTGACCTTAGTTGGCGTCAGCTGTGATCGCTGACGATGCGCGGCGCTCTGTCAGAGTGCCGCGCATCACACGCTGCTAGCCGCGCAGGATCGCGCGTTCGCCGCGGCCCTGTAACACTGCGGTTGTAGTGTTTTCGGTCTGCCGCGCAGCCGAGACATAGGTCTCCATCGGCTGCCCACGACCTGCTGCGTAATCGCGGCCAACCTGCACCCAGTCCACATAGGCTGCCATGGTCCAGTCGCTGCCGGCTTCGGGCGGGGTCCATCCGGCGCGTGTGGCGAGTGTGACGAGGCGGTTGCCTTCCTCGAACGCATCCAGTGATTGCGCCCATTGCTCATCCGGCCAGATCAGCCGCATCGCGCCCGCCTCGGGATCGTATTCGGCGGTAAAGAGCGTGCCGAAGCCTTCGCCGAAGCGATCTTGGTGCAGCGGCGCGCTGGTAAAGCTTTTGTGCAACTCTGCGGCCGGCGTCTCGAGGCCGGTGAGATGCGCGTGCCGTTCGTAGGTGCGGGTGAAGGCTGGCCGGTCCGGCGTGCCCTCGCGCTGGTGGTTCGTTGCTAGCGCATCGGGCATGACGACCGCGCCGCCGCCGGGCCGCATCTCGACGCTGGCACTGGCTCCGGTGCGATCGGCAAGAACGATATTGTAAGCCATGTGCGAGGGAATGCGCCGCAGCGCCGCGAGACTCTCGGCCACAGTCGTGCAGGTCTCTAAAACGTAGCGCAGGATGGTGGTGATACCAAAGCCCTCGGCCGCCTCGGATCTGCCGCCATAGGCCAGCGCGATGGACAGTCCCGCATCGTTGATCCCATCCGACAGACCCCAGAGAAACTCGACCATACCCATAACGGGCCGCACCCATTCACTGCGCAGCAAAAGCCCCTCGTTCAGGTCCGGTGACAGGTCGTAATTGCGTACAAGACGCACGCCGCTATCGTCCGCCCGCGCGGCGAGCGAGCAGCCCCCCAGATAGGTCGGCGGGCACCATGTCGAGAGGAACCGTGCCGCGCGGTTCGATCCGCCGGCGATTGCGACCAGCTGATCATAGGTGGATATCAGCTCGGGCATGTGGCGCTGCATCGCCGCGCGGCAGGCGCGGGCGTCCGGGCCGGACTCTCCCCCGCGTGCGATGAACCATGCCTCGTAGGCCGGCCAGGACCTTTGCCAGCGGGCGTGCCATTTCGGACCGGGGCGGTGCTCGGATACGGCGTCGAATGTCATCGTGGTCATGTCAAATTCTCTTTCTGGGCGGTATCTAGGAAAAAGCGGATCATCTCGGCGCTGGCGTCTGGGCCGGCGGGGTCCGTATAGCTGCCGCCAGGCTCGCCCCCGGACCATGCGTGGCCCAGCCCCTGGATGGTCCAGTGTTCGGACACGCTTTGCCCGGCCTCGTTTATAGTGAGGGAACGGTGATACCGGCGTCCCGCGGCCTCACCGGGGCGATCAAATTGTGTTGTCGTACCTTGCGCCGAGGTCTCGGCCATCCGGGCGATGGCCGCGCCGTTCAGCGGATGCACCGTCTGGTCCGCATCGCCGTGCAGAATGATTGTGCGGGGCGCAGGGCCAGGAGCGCGCGCGAGGTTCGCGGCCTGTCCGGCCATGGCGGAAAAGGCTGATGGCACATCCTGTGCCGCGCCCAGCGGCAGGCCGGAATGGGCGCCGACGGCGCCAAAAATGTCAGGATAGGCATAGCCCAGAATAACCGCCATTGCCGCCCCGGCCGAAAGACCCGCCACAAAGGTCTGCGCGGGCTCGATCCCGTGCTGCTTCATTACGCGGCTCGTCAGGCCCGCGATAATCTCGGGCTCGCCCCGGCCCCGCCCTTGATCGCCTTTGGAAAACCAGTTCCAGCAGGTTTGCGCATTGGCGCCGCGCGATTGCTCGGGGTAGATGATGATCAGGCGGTGCCGCTCGGCATGGGTGTTCATACCGGTGCCGATTGCGAAGTCTTCGGGCGTCTGCGTGCAACCGTGCAACATAACGACAAGGCCTGCGGCACCCTTCTGCGCCGATGCGGGGATATAGGTGCGATACGCCCGTGCGCCTGAGATCCCGGTGTGGCTGGCGCGGAAAAAGCTGGCGCCGGGCGGCACTGGGTCGGGCGCGCGCGCCGTCCGGTTTCCGTTGGTCTGCACCAGCCCGGCCTGCGCCAATGCGTTTGCGATCAGGTCGCTGGAATGGGCCGAATTGCCCTGCGACGCGGCGGGCGCAAGCCCGTGCTGCGCCAAGGTGCGTTGCACCAGTTCAGCGGCGCGCACGTCTGGAGTTGCCGTGCGCCATGCGCCGGCAGTTGGTCTTTTCATCGTTTCATTCCTTGAAGAGGGGAGGTCGCTCTACGTGATACGGTCGGCCAGCGCCGCCTTGATGTCGGGATGGGCCTGTAATGCGCCCAGAACGGTGATCGAGCCGATCGTCTTGAGCGCCAGCTCGGGTGTCACATCGGACGCGATCCGGGCAAGGCCCACGACCTTGACATGCAGCACCTCACCGCGCGCCAGATGCGCCTCAAGGTCAGCGCGGGTATAGTCGCGCAATCCAAGCTCCATCGTGTGCCGTTCGACTGATTTGGAAACGATCTCGGATTGTGCGTCGATCTGGTTGCGGATGGCCGTTCGAATGAAATCGCTGCGATTCGAGTAGAAGCCCTCCTGCACCAGAAGGTCGATCCTGCCGAGATCAACAAACCCGAGATTGATCGTTATCTTTTCATTTTCAGGCTGCTTATCGCGCAGCTGCCGTATATTGCTCATCTCGTTCTCCATCCATGTGGATGGTATATGGATGTTAATGCTGCGAGCGCAAGGGGTTTCCTGACGGCCAGCCCGGCCGGATGACCAAACTGTCTGCTTTAACGGCGTCCCGCTTGCCCATCGGCCCATCGTCACCAACGGTAAGATCATAGCGGGTCTGCGCCTTTATTTTGGCGTTCAGCACGGCCCTCATCAGTACGGCATCGGCCGAGATCTATAGCCAGATCATCAGAGCAGCGGCCCCAGACGGTGAGACACTCATTGCAAGTGCCGAAACTGGGCCGAATTGAGCGCGAATTTATGGATGCATTCCCGGCGAGCGAAGGAATGTACCGATGCCGAAGAAACGATTTTCCGACGAACAGATGGCCGTTGCGCCGAGACAGTCAGAAGTCGGCGCAACGGCCGGCGAGATACGTCGCATGATGGAGATTGCTGAGGTGGCATTGCAAGACTGAAAGAAGGTCTATGACGGAATGGGCCTGGCGCAGATCCGCAGGCTGAAACAGCTCGAGGGTGAGAGCGGCGAGCTACAGCGCCTGGTCGCAGATCTGCCTCTGGGCAAAACGATGTTGCAGGATGCGCTACGAAACGGTGGTGAGGCCCGTGCGCTGCCGCGAGGGTGTCCGGCATTGACAGGGCGTGTTCGCACTATCGGCATGCCGGGCCACGGGCTTCGGGCGGGCCAGTCTCGGATGCCAATCGAGACGCGATCCGGTAGTGGACTTGCGGATGCTGCTGAAAGAGCGCGCCGTGAACGGCCTCGCGGACCACCAGCTCGGCCTGGCCCTGACCCTCGATGTCGCGCGGCAGGAATAGTGCGGCATTCACAAACGCGCTCTGGCGCGGGGTAGGGACTAGAGTGCTCACTGGCGTAGGTCACGGCCAACTCGGCGCCCGCGGCCCGAAAGGCCGACGCGAATCCTGCGGCGCTAGAATGCTCGTTCGCGCTGCTGACGAACAGACCGCGCCTGCCGTCCAAAATGGTATCGATCACGCGGCTTACTGCTGCAGGACGTACGTGCCGGGCGCGTCACAGAGGGGCGCGTATCCTTTTGTTCGGGCGCCAAGGCCGGGCGGCGAGGTGGGCGTGCCCGAACTGGCCGCCAGCCATTCAGTCAGCGCGGGCCACCAAGACCCGTCCTGAGGATCGGTTTCGGCAATCCAGCGTTCGGGGTCGGTATAGGGCGCGTCCTTGGTCTTGGCACGCATGCGGAAATGGCGGTGCGGGTGCCCCGGCTCGGACACGATGCCGGCATTATGCCCGCCGCTGGTCAGAACGAAAATCACGTCGGTGTCGGACAGCAGGTTGAACTTGTAAACAGACCGCCACGGCGCGACGTGATCCCGCTCGGTCCCGACGATGAAAACGGGCGCACGAATGTCCGAAATCGCAACGGGACGGCCCCCGACGCTATAGCGGCCCTCGGCCAGATCATTGTTCAGGAAGAGCCGTCGCAGATATTGCGAATGCATCTGATAGGGCATGCGTGTCGCGTCGGTATTTCACGCCATCAGATCGATCATCTCGGACCGCTCGCCCATGAGGTAGTCGTGGATCACTCGGGACCAGACCAGATCGTTCGAGCGCAAAAGCTGAAATGCCCCGGCCATCTGCGAGCTATCCAGATAACCCTTCTCCCACATCATGTCCTCGAGATAGGTCAGCTGGCTTTCATTGATGAAAAGCGTCAGCTCGCCCGCCTCGGTAAAGTCGACCTGTGCGGCGAGCAGCGTCATGGTTTTTAGCCGCGTATCACCGTCGCGTGCCATGGCGGCGGCGGCGATCGACAGCAATGTGCCCCCCAAGCAATAGCCCAGCGCATGCACCTTTTGGCCGCCGACAACAGCGCCGACGGCATCCAGCGCGTCCATGATTCCAAGCGACAGGTAATCGTCCATGCCCAGATCGCGATCCTCGGCAACGGGGTTTTTCCATGAAATCGCGAAGACGGTGAAGCCCTGCGACACCAAATACTGCACCAGCGAGTTTTGCGCGCTCAGATCGAGGATGTAGTATTTCATGATCCATGCAGGCACGATCAGGATCGGCTCGGGGCGCACGGTTTGGGTTGTGGGCGCATACTGGATCAGCTCGATCAGACGGTTGCGATAGACTACCTTGCCCGGGGTGGCCGCCAGAGTGCGCCCCACTTCGAACGCCTCGATCCCGGCGGGTTTCTTGCCGGTCTTTATGCGTAGAATGTCGTCGACCAGATTCTGCCACCCGGTGATCAGGTTCATGCCCCCGGTGCTATAGGTGCGCTCCAGAATCTCGGGGTTGGTCAGCGGATAGTTGGAAGGCGAGAAGACATCCAATACCTGCCGCGCGGCAAAGGTTACGGCGTTCTCGTGCTGCTTGGTGACGCCCTCGACCCCGGTCGTCGCGTTGTGCCACCACTGCTGGTTCAGCAAGAACGCCTGAGACATGACGTTGAAGGGCCATTTCTGCCACGCCTCGCTGCTAAAGCGCTTGTCCTGCGGCAAGGGTTCGATGCATTGCCTTGGTGTGTCGGCGTGCAGGGCGCAGGTGCTTGCGTAATTCGCAAGGCGCAAGGCCTTCTTGCCGGCCTTTTCCACCAGCTCCAGCTGCTTGCCCGGCGCCGATGCCAGATGCAGCGCCCAGTCGGAATAGGTTTCGGCCAACGCGATCGGGGACAAGCCACCGGTGAACCTGGCCTGTGTGGCCTTCAGTCCCTTGTCCAGGGCTTGGGTCATGCTGGGCCGCGCACGGGTGGCGGTATCGGGAGGGGGCTTGCGCTCGTAACCTGCTTGCAGAGGGGTTTCGCGGGGGCTGACAGCCTCGCTCTTGGCTGACTTGGTTTTCGCCATGATGCGCGCCTTTCCCGGCAAAACAGATCAGACATAGCCATGTCATGTGCCGGGGCAGCGGTAATTGACCTTCGTCAATACGCGGGGCACGGGCAAGATTTAGCGTCCCACCGAGATACGACGCGCAATCGCCGCGCGGTGCCCGGATCGGGCGAATGAACGGGATGTGAATGATGAATAAACGCGTTGGCGCCCTTGCCGCCCTGCTGCTTGTGATTGCTGTCATTGGTATCGGCTGGTGGCAGCTCTCGCAGCGC
Encoded here:
- a CDS encoding c-type cytochrome domain-containing protein, which produces MNLTAVVFAMHRKHIAIAFAASVALFPYRAVGEDWATVQALFQERCVACHSGEFAPLGLRLDSYSNVINGSENGPVMLVDAVEKSPLVQRITGLAEPRMPLDGPPFLTDDQVNQVTAWIASGATGPDLNSPGATEAEPHDPFADGRVTYDEVSAIFGRHCIECHSDNSRYDLPPEGLRLDRYQSVVAGGDRLVLIPGNAQASEIIRRIEGLASPRMPFDGPPWLAPEEVALLRNWIDGGALSSDGIAAPVPVNGRVRMRGILTSPTEIDGAEFTITESTRVDDQPRVGRAAEMRGRVDAIGRIVADRLRDR
- a CDS encoding C45 family autoproteolytic acyltransferase/hydolase; translated protein: MTTMTFDAVSEHRPGPKWHARWQRSWPAYEAWFIARGGESGPDARACRAAMQRHMPELISTYDQLVAIAGGSNRAARFLSTWCPPTYLGGCSLAARADDSGVRLVRNYDLSPDLNEGLLLRSEWVRPVMGMVEFLWGLSDGINDAGLSIALAYGGRSEAAEGFGITTILRYVLETCTTVAESLAALRRIPSHMAYNIVLADRTGASASVEMRPGGGAVVMPDALATNHQREGTPDRPAFTRTYERHAHLTGLETPAAELHKSFTSAPLHQDRFGEGFGTLFTAEYDPEAGAMRLIWPDEQWAQSLDAFEEGNRLVTLATRAGWTPPEAGSDWTMAAYVDWVQVGRDYAAGRGQPMETYVSAARQTENTTTAVLQGRGERAILRG
- a CDS encoding alpha/beta hydrolase family esterase, producing the protein MKRPTAGAWRTATPDVRAAELVQRTLAQHGLAPAASQGNSAHSSDLIANALAQAGLVQTNGNRTARAPDPVPPGASFFRASHTGISGARAYRTYIPASAQKGAAGLVVMLHGCTQTPEDFAIGTGMNTHAERHRLIIIYPEQSRGANAQTCWNWFSKGDQGRGRGEPEIIAGLTSRVMKQHGIEPAQTFVAGLSAGAAMAVILGYAYPDIFGAVGAHSGLPLGAAQDVPSAFSAMAGQAANLARAPGPAPRTIILHGDADQTVHPLNGAAIARMAETSAQGTTTQFDRPGEAAGRRYHRSLTINEAGQSVSEHWTIQGLGHAWSGGEPGGSYTDPAGPDASAEMIRFFLDTAQKENLT
- a CDS encoding CopG family transcriptional regulator; this translates as MSNIRQLRDKQPENEKITINLGFVDLGRIDLLVQEGFYSNRSDFIRTAIRNQIDAQSEIVSKSVERHTMELGLRDYTRADLEAHLARGEVLHVKVVGLARIASDVTPELALKTIGSITVLGALQAHPDIKAALADRIT